The Ignavibacteriales bacterium genome has a window encoding:
- the rpoC gene encoding DNA-directed RNA polymerase subunit beta' — protein MPYTDLATKKTFSKITISLASPDMILSRSHGEVTKPETINYRSFRPEKDGLFCEKIFGPVRDWECHCGKYKRIRYKGITCDRCGVEVTQKSVRRERQGHISLAVPVVHIWYFRSVPSKIGTILGIAGKELEKIIYYESYVVVSPGTTGLQQLDLISEDQYIEILSSLPEENQDLDDDDPKKFIAKMGGDAIKDLLRRVNVDNLAAELRAQLATETSQQKKQDALKRLRVVEAFRNPESGASNKPEWMILDVIPVIPPELRPLVPLEGGRFATSDLNDLYRRVIIRNNRLKRLIEIKAPEVILRNEKRMLQESVDSLFDNSRRVNAVRSDNNRALKSLSDMLKGKQGRFRQNLLGKRVDYSGRSVIVVGPELQLHQCGLPKDMAVELFKPHIIRKLIERGLVKTVKSAKKMVDKKGPEVWDILENIIDGHPVMLNRAPTLHRLGIQAFQPVLVEGKAIRIHPMVCTAFNADFDGDQMAVHVPLSYEAQLEARMLMLSSHNILSPASGAPIVTPTQDQVLGCYYLTKSRTGDLGEGKIFSSPQEVIIAYDQERVGLHARIKVRIEAEIVETTTGRIIFNQIVPKEIPFVNELLNKKRLVQIISTVFRRCGNLVTANFLDQLKTLGFAYATKGGLSVSIGDVVIPQEKIDLVKKAQKDVENVESQYFRGFITNGERYNKVIDIWTRVTSRIADRLFDALQHDRNGFNSLYMMVDSGARGSKEQVRQLAGMRGLMAKPQKSMSGATGELIENPIIANFREGLSILEYFISTHGARKGLADTALKTADAGYLTRRLIDVAQDAIIGEIDCGTIKGVTTSALKEAEDIKEPLAERILGRVSLQDIVDPISKEVIVHGGELIDEEKSQQITETSIETVIIRSVLTCDSRRGVCAKCYGRDLTTGNLVEPGMAVGVIAAQSIGEPGTQLTLRTFHTGGTASLIAAQSQIISKFDGHVKYDGIKFLEFTKEDMTRLMVSGRSGVINVLDNDNRMLTKYDVPYGATLLLRDGAKVTKGELVYEWDPYNAVIVSEHGGTVEYIDMKENLTYREEPDEQTGHIQKVVIDSREKSLIPGIAIINKKGNKVSSYPIPTRAHLNVDDGEVIQPGAILVKIPRDIGKTRDITGGLPRVTELFEARHPNDPAVVGEIDGTISIGQPKRGSREVFIESPDGKDKRTYLVPLGKHLLVQDGDLIRAGERLSAGSIDPHDILRIKGTTAVQEYLVNEIQEVYRMQGVKINDKHIEVIVRQMMQKVRIADQGDTKYLEGDHIDKNLLNDENENLTDKVIVIGKGDAKLKVGQSVVKRTVREMNTDLKKKSKKVAEFRDALQATSDPILLGITQASLTTESFISAASFQETTKVLTDAAIEGKIDHLLGLKENVIMGHLIPAGTGQKKFKDIVVSAPEPVVAEASEEMSEETIVSEVETKKIKRKVKLAE, from the coding sequence ATGCCTTATACAGATTTAGCAACAAAGAAAACTTTTTCAAAAATTACAATTAGCCTTGCATCGCCGGATATGATCCTGAGCCGCTCGCATGGCGAAGTGACGAAACCGGAAACGATCAATTACCGTTCGTTCCGTCCGGAGAAGGATGGATTGTTTTGCGAAAAGATTTTTGGCCCTGTGCGCGATTGGGAATGCCATTGCGGAAAATATAAACGCATACGCTACAAAGGCATAACATGCGATCGCTGCGGGGTCGAAGTGACGCAGAAGAGTGTTCGCCGCGAACGACAGGGACATATTTCGTTGGCGGTGCCGGTAGTACATATTTGGTACTTCCGTTCCGTGCCAAGTAAGATCGGTACCATCCTTGGGATTGCTGGCAAAGAATTAGAAAAAATTATTTACTATGAATCCTATGTTGTTGTCAGCCCGGGTACCACCGGTTTGCAGCAACTCGACTTGATTTCAGAGGATCAATACATAGAAATTCTTTCCTCCCTGCCTGAAGAAAATCAGGACTTGGACGATGACGATCCCAAAAAATTTATCGCAAAAATGGGCGGTGACGCTATTAAGGATCTTCTCAGGCGCGTGAATGTAGATAATCTTGCAGCAGAATTACGTGCTCAACTTGCAACGGAAACTTCCCAGCAAAAGAAGCAGGATGCGTTGAAACGTTTGCGTGTTGTCGAGGCGTTTCGTAATCCCGAAAGTGGTGCATCGAATAAACCGGAGTGGATGATCCTGGATGTTATCCCTGTTATTCCACCTGAGCTGCGGCCTTTAGTTCCATTAGAAGGCGGACGATTCGCGACATCGGATTTGAACGATCTCTATCGCCGTGTTATTATCCGTAACAACCGGTTAAAACGGCTCATTGAAATTAAAGCTCCGGAAGTTATTTTGCGTAATGAAAAACGCATGCTTCAGGAATCGGTTGATTCACTTTTCGATAATTCTCGCCGCGTCAATGCAGTACGTTCTGATAATAATCGCGCGCTCAAATCACTTTCCGATATGCTCAAAGGAAAGCAAGGGCGCTTCCGTCAGAATTTGCTCGGCAAGCGTGTAGATTATTCCGGTCGTTCTGTTATTGTCGTAGGGCCTGAATTACAATTGCATCAATGCGGCCTGCCGAAAGATATGGCAGTTGAGTTATTTAAACCGCATATCATCCGAAAACTTATTGAGCGCGGGCTTGTCAAAACTGTAAAAAGTGCGAAGAAGATGGTGGACAAGAAGGGTCCTGAAGTATGGGACATCCTGGAGAATATCATCGACGGACATCCAGTTATGTTAAACCGTGCACCGACGCTGCATAGACTCGGAATTCAAGCGTTTCAACCAGTGCTGGTAGAAGGCAAGGCAATTCGTATTCATCCAATGGTTTGCACGGCATTCAACGCGGACTTCGACGGCGATCAAATGGCAGTACACGTACCGCTTTCCTATGAAGCCCAGCTCGAAGCGCGTATGCTCATGCTTTCGAGTCACAATATTCTTTCACCTGCAAGCGGCGCGCCAATAGTCACGCCAACGCAAGATCAAGTATTGGGTTGCTACTATCTAACAAAATCCAGAACGGGTGATCTCGGAGAAGGAAAAATATTTTCCTCACCGCAAGAAGTTATTATTGCGTATGATCAGGAAAGAGTTGGATTACATGCAAGGATTAAGGTACGCATTGAGGCAGAGATAGTCGAGACGACAACAGGGCGCATTATATTCAATCAAATTGTTCCAAAGGAAATTCCATTTGTGAATGAATTGTTGAATAAAAAACGTCTTGTGCAGATTATCTCGACGGTATTTCGCCGGTGCGGCAATCTCGTGACAGCAAACTTCCTTGATCAATTGAAAACATTGGGATTTGCGTATGCAACGAAAGGCGGACTCTCTGTCTCTATCGGCGACGTTGTTATTCCACAAGAAAAAATTGATCTCGTTAAAAAAGCGCAAAAGGATGTAGAAAATGTGGAATCGCAATACTTCCGCGGTTTCATAACCAATGGCGAGCGTTATAATAAGGTAATTGATATTTGGACTCGCGTTACGAGCAGAATTGCAGATCGGTTATTTGATGCATTGCAGCACGACCGAAATGGATTTAACTCTCTTTATATGATGGTGGATTCAGGGGCTCGCGGTTCGAAGGAACAAGTTCGTCAGCTTGCCGGTATGCGCGGCTTGATGGCGAAGCCGCAAAAAAGTATGTCGGGTGCGACAGGAGAACTCATCGAGAACCCGATCATAGCAAACTTCCGCGAAGGTCTTTCTATTTTGGAGTACTTCATCTCTACGCACGGTGCTCGTAAAGGTCTTGCGGACACCGCCTTAAAAACAGCCGATGCAGGGTATTTAACGCGCCGGTTGATTGACGTTGCACAAGATGCGATCATCGGTGAAATCGATTGTGGTACGATCAAAGGCGTTACAACAAGCGCGTTAAAAGAAGCGGAAGATATTAAAGAACCGTTAGCGGAACGCATTCTTGGTCGTGTCTCGCTGCAAGATATTGTAGATCCGATTTCAAAAGAAGTGATTGTGCACGGCGGTGAACTTATCGATGAAGAAAAATCACAGCAAATTACTGAAACGTCTATAGAAACAGTCATCATTCGCTCCGTGCTCACCTGCGACTCGCGTCGCGGTGTGTGTGCAAAATGTTATGGCCGTGATCTCACGACAGGAAATCTTGTGGAACCGGGAATGGCGGTTGGTGTTATTGCGGCACAATCCATTGGCGAACCTGGTACGCAGTTGACATTACGTACATTCCATACAGGAGGCACAGCAAGTCTTATAGCAGCGCAATCGCAGATCATTTCTAAGTTTGATGGACATGTGAAATATGACGGAATTAAATTCCTCGAGTTCACAAAAGAAGATATGACTCGCTTGATGGTCTCTGGCAGAAGCGGAGTGATTAATGTGTTAGACAATGACAACCGCATGCTCACGAAATACGATGTACCCTATGGTGCTACATTATTGCTGCGGGATGGTGCAAAGGTTACAAAAGGCGAACTCGTCTACGAATGGGATCCGTACAATGCGGTTATTGTTTCGGAACATGGCGGAACGGTTGAGTATATCGATATGAAAGAGAACCTGACGTATCGTGAAGAGCCGGATGAGCAGACGGGACACATTCAAAAAGTTGTTATCGATAGCCGTGAAAAGAGTCTTATCCCTGGGATTGCAATTATCAATAAAAAGGGAAACAAGGTTTCATCATACCCAATTCCGACACGGGCACATTTGAATGTTGATGATGGTGAAGTAATTCAACCTGGGGCAATTCTCGTAAAAATTCCGCGCGACATCGGTAAGACACGTGACATCACCGGCGGCTTGCCGCGTGTCACTGAACTTTTTGAAGCTCGGCATCCGAACGATCCGGCTGTCGTCGGTGAAATTGATGGAACGATATCTATTGGTCAACCGAAACGCGGTTCGCGGGAAGTATTCATCGAAAGTCCTGATGGCAAAGATAAACGTACCTATCTCGTTCCATTGGGTAAGCATCTGTTAGTTCAAGATGGAGATCTCATTCGTGCAGGCGAACGCTTGTCAGCCGGCTCGATTGATCCGCACGACATTTTGCGGATTAAGGGAACAACTGCAGTGCAGGAATACCTTGTAAACGAAATTCAAGAAGTGTATCGTATGCAAGGTGTGAAAATTAACGATAAACATATCGAAGTGATCGTGCGGCAAATGATGCAGAAGGTTCGAATCGCAGATCAGGGTGATACGAAATATCTTGAAGGCGATCATATCGATAAGAACCTCCTAAACGACGAAAATGAAAACCTTACAGACAAGGTCATTGTGATCGGCAAAGGCGATGCGAAGTTAAAGGTCGGCCAATCAGTTGTGAAGAGAACTGTGCGTGAGATGAATACAGATCTCAAGAAGAAGTCGAAGAAGGTTGCTGAGTTCCGTGATGCATTACAAGCTACGTCGGATCCAATTCTTCTCGGTATTACACAAGCATCGTTGACAACGGAAAGCTTTATTTCAGCCGCATCGTTCCAGGAAACAACGAAAGTGTTAACGGATGCAGCGATAGAAGGAAAAATTGATCATCTTCTTGGTCTGAAAGAAAATGTTATTATGGGCCACCTCATTCCTGCAGGAACAGGACAGAAGAAGTTCAAAGATATCGTTGTTTCAGCACCTGAGCCGGTTGTTGCAGAAGCATCTGAGGAGATGTCGGAAGAGACAATTGTATCCGAAGTTGAAACAAAGAAAATCAAGCGGAAAGTAAAATTAGCAGAATAA
- the rplL gene encoding 50S ribosomal protein L7/L12 → MSVVAEIVEKIEKLTLLEAVELKKALEEKFGVTAAAPMMMGAVSAAAAPAAVVEEKTEFNVELKSAGAQKINVIKVVRAATGLGLKEAKDLVDGAPKTVKESLSKDDAEKLKKELEDAGATVELK, encoded by the coding sequence ATGTCAGTCGTTGCTGAAATCGTAGAGAAAATTGAAAAACTTACGCTCCTCGAAGCCGTTGAATTAAAGAAGGCGCTCGAAGAGAAATTTGGTGTTACAGCCGCTGCCCCGATGATGATGGGCGCCGTTTCCGCCGCCGCTGCACCTGCAGCAGTCGTGGAAGAAAAAACAGAGTTTAATGTCGAATTGAAGAGCGCGGGTGCGCAAAAAATCAACGTCATTAAGGTCGTACGTGCAGCAACAGGTCTCGGGTTAAAAGAAGCCAAAGATCTCGTCGATGGCGCACCGAAGACAGTGAAAGAAAGCCTTTCGAAAGATGATGCTGAAAAGCTGAAAAAAGAACTCGAAGATGCCGGCGCTACGGTCGAGCTGAAATAA
- the rpoB gene encoding DNA-directed RNA polymerase subunit beta produces the protein MKNQSNGSKERISFARIPSVIETPDLLNVQIDSFNNFLQADIPPHRRKKLGLQQVFEMNFPITDARENFLLEFSEYYVEKPKYSVVECQERGLTFAVPLKAKLRLSAKKEGGKEFVDTIEQEVYLGNLPAMTHRGTFIINGAERVVVSQLHRSPGVFFGESVHPNGTMMYSARIIPFRGSWVEFATDINNVMYAYIDRKKKFPVTTLLRALGYSSDDDILDLFGLVEEIEIAKVDLKDFIDRKVCSDVFDKKTGEVFINKDTKLTDEHIKQIKKTSLKKLRLLKTDDAASSSVIANTILKDAARSSEDALEAIYTQLRSGEAPDLDTAKNLIDRLFFNPKRYDLGDVGRHRMNIKLNLNIPEDVTTLTKDDIIAIVKYLIDLQQGKRSVDDIDHLGNRRVRTVGEQLAQQFNIGLSRMTRTIRERMNLRDAETITPQDLVNARTITSVINAFFGTNQLSQFLDQTNPLAEMTHKRRVSALGPGGLTRERAGFEVRDVHYTHYGRLCPIETPEGPNIGLISSLCIHARINDFGFIETPYRKVKNGKVIEEIEFLTAEREDAVTIAQANAILDERGRFTEEKVKARYQSDYPVTEPEKIQYMDVAPNQIVSAAAALIPFLEHDDANRALMGSNMQRQAVPLLQPEAPVVGTGLEETIARDSRTIIVAERNGTVESVDGDSIVVLYDIDENSNEAIISFDDKRRVEYKLTKFLRTNQDTCINQKPVVKEGQRFKRNDVLVDGCATDGGELALGRNILVAFMPWRGYNFEDAIIVSERIVSEDVFTSVHIEEFELQVRDTKRGEEELTREIPNVSEEATKDLDENGVIRIGAEVNEGDILIGKITPKGETDPTPEEKLLKAIFGEKAGDVKDASLKAPPGMKGIVISTKLFSRKKKDTESKKEDKKKLESLERSRRKEVKELEEKLGYKLDQVLEDEKSIGIRNTDGEIAIRAGVVFKDDTFQKMENLEKLDFNQEWIDDKRKHNIVVRIFENFHQKMSEIGELYRHEKNKIQLGDELAPGIVQLAKVYVAKKRKLQVGDKMAGRHGNKGVVSIIVPMEDMPFLPDGHPVDIVLNPLGVPSRMNLGQLFEVALGWAGIKLGMKFASPIFDGAKWEEVQVWLEKAGISKTSKSVLINGRSGEPFDQEISVGYMYMMKLSHMVDDKIHARSIGPYSLITQQPLGGKAQFGGQRFGEMEVWALEGYGAASILQEILTVKSDDVLGRAKVYEAIVKGENLPESNIPESFNVLVRELQGLGLEMKIE, from the coding sequence TTGAAAAACCAATCCAACGGTTCCAAAGAGCGTATTTCGTTTGCGCGCATTCCGTCAGTCATAGAAACGCCTGACTTACTGAACGTCCAAATCGATTCGTTTAACAATTTTCTCCAGGCCGATATACCTCCGCATCGCAGGAAGAAGCTTGGCTTGCAGCAAGTGTTTGAAATGAATTTTCCAATCACCGATGCACGCGAGAATTTTCTCCTCGAGTTCTCGGAATACTATGTCGAGAAACCTAAGTATTCCGTTGTCGAATGTCAGGAGCGCGGTTTGACTTTCGCTGTTCCATTGAAAGCGAAACTGCGATTGTCCGCCAAGAAAGAAGGCGGCAAAGAATTTGTCGATACGATTGAACAGGAAGTCTATTTGGGCAATCTTCCGGCGATGACACATCGCGGCACCTTCATCATTAACGGGGCCGAGCGCGTGGTCGTGAGTCAGTTGCACCGTTCACCGGGCGTATTCTTTGGCGAATCGGTTCACCCAAATGGTACGATGATGTATTCAGCACGCATCATTCCATTTCGCGGGTCATGGGTGGAGTTTGCTACGGACATCAATAATGTGATGTATGCGTACATCGATAGGAAAAAGAAATTTCCGGTCACGACATTACTTCGTGCATTGGGATATTCTTCAGACGACGATATTCTCGATTTGTTCGGACTTGTGGAAGAGATCGAAATAGCAAAGGTCGACTTGAAAGATTTCATCGACCGAAAAGTATGCAGCGATGTCTTTGATAAAAAAACCGGCGAAGTCTTCATCAACAAAGATACAAAACTCACCGATGAGCATATCAAGCAGATTAAAAAAACAAGCTTGAAAAAGCTTCGTTTGCTCAAAACCGATGATGCAGCATCAAGCTCTGTCATCGCAAACACGATTCTCAAAGATGCTGCACGTTCCTCGGAAGATGCGTTAGAAGCTATTTATACACAATTGCGTTCAGGTGAAGCCCCCGATCTTGATACCGCAAAAAATTTAATCGACAGGTTGTTCTTCAATCCAAAACGCTACGATCTTGGTGATGTCGGCAGGCACCGGATGAATATTAAACTCAACTTGAATATTCCTGAAGATGTTACCACGCTGACAAAAGATGATATCATTGCCATCGTAAAATATCTCATTGATCTTCAGCAAGGCAAGCGTTCAGTGGACGACATCGATCACTTGGGAAATCGTCGCGTCCGGACGGTTGGCGAACAACTCGCTCAGCAGTTTAACATCGGCTTGTCCCGAATGACACGTACGATTCGTGAACGGATGAACTTGCGTGATGCAGAAACAATCACGCCGCAGGATTTGGTAAATGCGCGAACGATTACAAGCGTTATCAATGCGTTCTTTGGAACAAACCAGCTTTCGCAATTCCTCGATCAGACAAATCCGCTGGCAGAAATGACGCATAAGCGCCGTGTCTCTGCGCTCGGACCAGGCGGTCTTACACGTGAACGCGCCGGTTTCGAAGTCCGAGACGTGCACTATACGCACTATGGCCGGCTGTGTCCAATTGAAACACCGGAAGGTCCGAATATCGGTCTCATTTCCTCACTCTGCATACATGCGCGCATTAATGATTTCGGTTTTATCGAAACACCGTACCGCAAGGTGAAGAATGGCAAGGTAATAGAAGAGATTGAATTCCTGACCGCCGAACGAGAAGATGCAGTCACGATAGCACAAGCGAACGCAATTCTCGATGAACGCGGACGTTTCACTGAAGAAAAAGTAAAGGCGAGATACCAAAGCGATTATCCCGTAACTGAACCGGAGAAAATTCAGTATATGGATGTCGCACCGAATCAAATCGTCAGCGCAGCAGCAGCACTGATACCATTCCTTGAGCATGACGACGCAAATCGTGCATTGATGGGATCGAATATGCAGCGCCAGGCAGTTCCATTATTACAGCCGGAAGCGCCTGTCGTAGGAACGGGACTGGAAGAAACAATTGCCCGCGATTCGAGAACTATTATCGTTGCGGAACGCAATGGCACCGTGGAATCTGTGGATGGCGACAGCATTGTCGTCTTATACGATATTGACGAGAACAGCAACGAAGCAATCATCAGCTTCGATGACAAGAGGCGCGTTGAATATAAGTTGACAAAATTCCTCCGAACTAATCAAGATACATGCATCAACCAGAAACCCGTGGTGAAGGAAGGCCAACGCTTCAAGCGAAATGATGTTTTGGTAGATGGCTGTGCAACAGACGGCGGAGAATTAGCGCTTGGCAGAAATATTCTGGTCGCGTTTATGCCATGGCGCGGGTACAACTTCGAAGATGCAATTATCGTCAGTGAACGCATTGTGTCCGAAGACGTTTTCACTTCTGTACACATTGAAGAATTTGAGCTTCAAGTTCGGGATACAAAACGCGGCGAAGAAGAACTGACTCGCGAAATTCCGAACGTCAGTGAGGAAGCAACGAAAGATCTCGACGAAAATGGAGTGATCCGCATCGGTGCAGAAGTGAACGAAGGCGATATTCTCATCGGCAAGATTACACCTAAGGGTGAAACCGATCCAACGCCGGAAGAGAAACTCCTGAAGGCGATCTTCGGAGAGAAAGCCGGTGATGTGAAAGACGCATCGCTGAAAGCTCCTCCAGGTATGAAAGGAATTGTTATTTCGACAAAGCTCTTCAGCCGGAAGAAGAAAGATACGGAAAGTAAAAAAGAAGACAAGAAAAAGTTGGAGTCTCTTGAACGATCACGCCGTAAGGAAGTGAAAGAGTTGGAAGAGAAGCTTGGGTATAAATTAGACCAGGTTCTCGAAGACGAAAAATCGATCGGCATTCGAAATACGGATGGAGAAATTGCTATTCGTGCGGGAGTTGTTTTCAAAGACGATACGTTCCAAAAAATGGAAAATCTCGAAAAGCTTGATTTTAATCAAGAGTGGATTGACGATAAGCGGAAACACAATATCGTCGTCCGCATTTTTGAAAATTTCCATCAGAAGATGAGCGAGATCGGAGAACTCTATCGCCATGAGAAAAATAAAATTCAACTTGGCGATGAACTTGCACCGGGAATTGTTCAATTAGCAAAAGTATACGTCGCTAAAAAACGCAAGCTCCAAGTAGGCGATAAGATGGCAGGCCGTCACGGAAACAAAGGTGTTGTTTCCATAATAGTACCTATGGAAGATATGCCGTTCCTTCCAGATGGTCATCCGGTTGACATTGTGCTCAATCCGTTGGGCGTGCCTTCCCGTATGAATTTGGGACAATTGTTTGAAGTGGCACTTGGCTGGGCTGGGATAAAGCTCGGAATGAAATTTGCGTCACCGATCTTTGATGGTGCAAAGTGGGAAGAAGTGCAAGTATGGTTAGAGAAAGCCGGAATCAGTAAAACCTCCAAGTCAGTGCTCATTAATGGGCGTTCTGGTGAGCCGTTCGATCAGGAAATTTCGGTTGGGTATATGTATATGATGAAGTTGTCGCACATGGTGGATGATAAAATTCACGCGCGTTCTATTGGACCATACTCTCTTATTACACAGCAGCCATTGGGCGGTAAAGCGCAATTTGGCGGTCAGCGTTTTGGAGAAATGGAAGTGTGGGCGCTCGAAGGTTATGGTGCGGCGAGCATTTTGCAAGAAATTCTCACCGTGAAGTCAGACGATGTGCTTGGGCGCGCAAAAGTGTACGAAGCCATCGTGAAAGGTGAAAACCTTCCAGAATCAAATATCCCTGAATCGTTCAATGTGCTCGTTCGAGAGCTGCAGGGATTGGGTCTGGAAATGAAGATTGAGTGA
- the rpsL gene encoding 30S ribosomal protein S12, translated as MPTVNQLIKDSRERVLWKSKSPALGGNPQKRGVCTRVYTTTPKKPNSALRKVARVRLTNGIEVTAYIPGEGHNLQEHSIVLIRGGRVKDLPGVRYHIIRGTLDTQGVQDRKQGRSKYGAKKPKQ; from the coding sequence TTGCCAACAGTTAATCAACTTATTAAAGATAGTCGAGAGAGGGTGCTGTGGAAAAGCAAATCGCCTGCTCTCGGTGGCAACCCTCAAAAAAGAGGCGTGTGTACACGTGTGTATACAACAACGCCAAAGAAACCTAATTCAGCTTTACGTAAGGTTGCTCGTGTTCGTTTGACAAATGGAATTGAAGTAACGGCATATATTCCTGGTGAGGGACACAACCTTCAGGAACATTCAATCGTTCTTATTCGCGGTGGAAGAGTGAAGGATTTGCCCGGAGTGCGTTACCACATTATCCGTGGCACTCTGGATACGCAAGGTGTGCAGGATCGAAAGCAAGGACGTTCAAAATACGGAGCTAAGAAACCTAAGCAGTAA
- the rplJ gene encoding 50S ribosomal protein L10 has translation MKRSEKEAIIAEVAEKAARAIAMYFADFSKLTVAEETELRREFRKSSVEYNVVKNTLARKALEQLSGYDRVFDKLVGPTGIAYSYDDPSAPAKIIKKFSEKTGKLKLKIAVVEKQVYEATKLEQLASMPTRKELIAAILGSVNAPASGIIGAVNAVARDLVYVVDAIEKKKAA, from the coding sequence ATGAAACGCAGTGAAAAAGAGGCGATCATCGCCGAAGTTGCTGAGAAAGCTGCGCGTGCTATAGCAATGTACTTTGCTGATTTCTCCAAACTGACGGTTGCAGAAGAAACAGAACTGCGCCGCGAGTTCCGGAAATCCAGTGTCGAGTACAATGTTGTGAAAAATACACTCGCACGCAAAGCACTTGAGCAGTTAAGCGGTTATGATCGTGTGTTTGATAAGCTTGTTGGACCTACCGGTATCGCGTATTCGTACGACGATCCGTCGGCGCCGGCGAAAATTATCAAGAAATTTTCCGAAAAAACAGGAAAGTTGAAACTCAAAATAGCCGTTGTCGAAAAGCAAGTCTACGAAGCCACAAAGCTCGAACAGCTTGCAAGTATGCCGACGCGCAAAGAATTAATTGCTGCCATTCTCGGAAGCGTGAATGCACCTGCTTCGGGCATCATCGGTGCGGTGAACGCAGTCGCACGTGATCTCGTCTATGTCGTAGATGCTATTGAGAAGAAGAAAGCAGCTTAA
- the rpsG gene encoding 30S ribosomal protein S7: MRKKRAIRRRVTPDPKFGDELISRFVNSVLKDGKKNIARNIVYSALDQIGQKTEKNPLEVFKKAVDNASPLIEVRARRVGGATYQVPTEVRLERRTALAIRWLITYAQERSDKSMSQKLAAELLAASSGEGGAVKKKDDVHRMAEANKAFAHFRW; the protein is encoded by the coding sequence ATGAGAAAAAAAAGAGCCATACGACGGCGTGTAACGCCAGATCCAAAGTTCGGTGATGAACTTATTTCCCGTTTCGTGAACAGTGTTTTGAAGGATGGGAAAAAGAATATCGCGCGTAATATTGTCTATAGCGCGCTTGATCAAATTGGACAAAAGACTGAAAAGAATCCTTTAGAAGTATTTAAAAAAGCGGTAGACAACGCGTCTCCGCTGATTGAAGTTAGAGCACGAAGAGTTGGTGGTGCGACCTATCAGGTTCCTACAGAAGTTCGTCTCGAGCGACGAACCGCTCTTGCAATTCGTTGGCTTATTACTTATGCCCAAGAACGCTCGGATAAATCAATGTCACAAAAGCTTGCAGCAGAGTTGCTTGCTGCATCTTCAGGTGAAGGTGGTGCGGTGAAGAAAAAAGATGATGTACACCGTATGGCCGAAGCCAATAAAGCTTTTGCGCATTTTAGGTGGTAA